From the genome of Sulfurihydrogenibium sp.:
AAAATAAAGATTAGAGTTTTGCATTTTTACCTCCTTGGTGGAATTTTTGCTATTACAATTTTAACTGCCACCAAGGAGTTTTTTTAGATGTTTTATTTATATTTGAATTTCTCACCCAAAGTATTTTGAATTTATTGGAGATAAAGGTTATAAAGGGTGTAAATATGTTAAAGTATGTGAAGATAAACAAGAAAAGAGTAAAAGACAAATTATTGAAGCAGTGAATTCTCAAATAAAGAATTTCAATCTTATAAGTAGATGGAGAAAGGTTAAGACTTTTGTTGCTTATCTATATGCATATGCTATTGGTTATAGCTTTTTTAGAAAAAGTAAACTATGGAGGTAATTTCTCACCCGACGTGTGTCTAATAAAATTATAAGGAGGAATAATAATGGATAAAAAAGAATTCTTTGAAAAAGTGTTAGACAGATCTGCCAAGGAATTAGTAAAAGAATATTTCCCAAACGGTATAACAACCTTAACAGCTTACCTTTCCGTGTCATCCTGAGGACGAAGTCCGAAGGATCTCTTTTTTGATTTTTGATTTAAAAAGAAAAAAAAAATGAGATTCTTAGCTTCGCTCAGAATGACAATGTGGATTTTTGGAACAGTCTCAATGGGTAAGGAAGATTCGCAAACATTTAACAAAGAACTGAAAAACATAAAAGAAAACAGCTTAGATTATGAAAATGGATTAGAAAAATTAGATGACTTGTGTAGTAGATTTAAATCTAAGTATCCAAACTTCATAAAACATACATCGGGGTGAGAAATTCAACAAAAACATGACATTCTTCGCCGGCTACAGAATAGCAAAACAGTTCCTTAAAACTTGCCAAGGCTGAAAAGGTGCTCCTGTAATAGATTAAACTCCATCTAAAACAGATTTTCATTTACTTTATAATTTATAGCTTCAAAAACATGCTTAGGTAAGACTTTTTCGCTGTTTTCTAAATCTGCTATTGTCCTTGCCACTTTCAAAACTTTATGAAAGCTTCTTGCTGTAAGATTAAATCTTTTTGTAGCATTTAGCATTACATCTTTGGCTTCTTTTGTGATATTCCCATACTCTTCAATATGGGTTGGTGTCATTTGACTGTTAAATTTGATGTTTTCATTCTTAAATCTGTTTCTTTGTATCTCTACTGCTTTTAAAACTCTATCCCTTATTTTAGCCGAAGGTTCGCCTTCTGGCTTGTTTGCAAGCTCTTCTGGTGCTACCGGTAAAACCGTTACTGCCAAGTCTATTCTATCTAAAAGTGGTCCTGAGATTTTGCCGAGATACCTTTTTATTTCTGCCGGTGTACATCTACATTCTTTCTTAGGGTCAAGCTTATAGCCACATGGGCAAGGGTTAGCTGCTGCTATAAGCTGAAAATTTGCAGGAAATTCTATTTTTCCTGATGCCCTTGATATAGAAACAACCTTATCTTCAAGTGGTTGTCTTAAAACTTCTAAGGTGGATTTCTTAAATTCTGGTAGTTCGTCTAAAAACAAAACACCGTTGTGTGCCAAAGACACTTCACCGGGTTTTGGAAAACTTCCCCCACCAATAAGTGCAATATCGCTAATCGTATGGTGTGGTGCTCTAAATGGCCTACATCTTACAATATTGTCTTTCAAAACTCCTGCTATGCTGTGTATTTTTGTTACTTCTATTGCTTCTTGGAATGTAAGTGGTGGCAGTATTGATAAAAATCTTCTTGCAAGCATGGTTTTACCCGAGCCTGGCGAGCCAATCATTAGCAGATTATGAAATCCTGCCGCTGCAATTTCAAGAGCCTTTTTGACTGTATACTGCCCTTTTACTTCTGCAAAATCTCCTATATGGTCTAAATTACATTCTAAAACTTCATCAACATCTACCTTTTTAGGCTGTTTTTCTAAATCACCGTTTAAGAACATCACAATTTCTTTAAGATTAGAAAATCCATAAACATCAAGACCATTTACAATTGCTGCCTCTTCTTCATTTTCTAATGGAACTATAAATCTTTTAAAACCGGCTTCTTTTAGCTTGATTGCAATCGGTAATACGCCTTTAACACCTCTTAAGTCTCCATTTAAAGCAAGCTCACCAATAAAAGCTGTATCTTTTAAATCGTTCTCGTTAATTATTCCGGAAGATGCTAAAATGCCTACGGATATTGGCAGGTCATACAACGTCCCTATTTTTAATACGTCTGCCGGTGCAAGGTTTACTGTAATTTTTTTGACCGGAAATTTGTATCCTATATTCTCTATTGCAGACCTGACCCTTTCTCTACTCTCCTTTACTGCCGTGTCAGGCAGTCCTACAACTGTAAACTGTGGCAGTCCTTGAGAGATATTTACTTCAACATCTACAACATAGCCATTTATTCCATACGTTCCACCACTTTTGACAACAGAAAGCATTCCTTACAAATCCCCTTTTATTTCCATGATTGATTTAATTTTAGCATAACTAATTTAAATGAATAAAGAAAGTGAGAGATGAGAAGTGAAAAAGATGATTCTTCGCTAACGCTCAGAATGACACCATTGGGTTGTTCTTTGTCATCCAGCAGCGAAGTGAAGGATCTCATGTTTTAATGTGTTTTGAAAGGAAGGAAACAATAACAGGAGATTCTTCGCCAGCTGCTGAATGACAGTGTGGATTTTTGTAAGCAGTCTCATTCTTGATACTTCATATAAAGACATTTCATAAACTACCCCCTAAACATCTATAACCTTTCATCTTCTCGCTATTATCATTCTACGGCTACATTAAAGAATCTTGTAATCTTTTTAATTTCTTACTCCCAAAGCTTATGCTATAATATAGCTATTATGAAAAATTTAATTTTTACATTTTGCTTTTAAAAACTTATAAAAATGGATAGTAGTAGGCAGCCGCTTTTAAAGGTTGAAAATCTTACTAAAAGATATCTTATAAAAAAAGGGTTTTTCAATAAAAATTATTTCACAGCTGTCAATAACGTATCCTTTGAGTTAAACACAGGTCAAGTTTTAGGGCTTGTTGGAGAATCCGGAAGCGGAAAATCTACCATCGGAAAGCTTATTCTAAACCTTATCAAGCCGGATGAAGGAAAGATTTTATATAAAGGCATAGATATTACAAACAATCTATCAAAAGATTTAAGAAGAGAAATATCCATCATATTCCAAGACCCAAGAACATCCTTAAACCCAAGATTTAAAATCTACGATATTTTAGAAGAGCCTTTAATGGTTCATAATATACCAAAAAATGAAAGAAAAGATATTGTAGTCAAAACTATAAAATCTGTTGAATTAGATGAAACATTTTTAGATAGATATCCACACGAGCTTTCCGGTGGTCAAAGGCAGAGAGTAGCCATTGCAAGAGCTATTATTCTTAATCCAAAGCTAATAATTGCAGATGAGCCAACATCCGCCCTTGATGTTACAGTTCAATTACAAATTGTAAATCTTTTAGAGAGACTAAAAAATGAGAAAAATATAAGCTTTATTTTTATATCTCACGATTTAAACGTAGTTGGAAAGCTATCTGATTATGTAGTTGTATTATACAAAGGCAAAATCATGGAGAAAGGAGTAAAAAGCGATATTATAGAAAATCCGTTGCATCCATACACAAAAATATTATTTGAAAGCCTGCCACCACATCATCCAAAATACAGAAAGACAATAATAAGCATTATAGAGCAAGACGATGAAAGCTTTGATGGTTGTGAATTTTACAATCGTTGCCCAATCAAAAAAGATGAATGTAAAACAAAGCCAAACTATAAAAATATAAATGGGAGAGAGGTATACTGCCATTTTGTCTGATTTAACCATGGAAGCTTTAATAATATTCTTGGTTATTTTAACAGCAGGGTTTTTTGCTGCCATAGAATCTTCGTTTTTTTCCTTAGATAGGATAAAAATAAGAAAATTAGCAAATACTGGCTCAAAATCTGCAAAGCTTGTAGAGTTTTTAAGAAACCATCCAAAGGAGCTTGTAATTACATTTTTAATAGGTAATGAGCTTGCAAACATTACAGCAACATCTTTAATAGCATCATTCACCATAAACCATTTTGGAAAAGAGTATTTAGCAGCTACCGCATTAGTGAGTGCATTACTTTTACTTAGTCTTGGAGATATAACGCCAAAGCTTATCGGAACAAATTACCCAGAAAAGTATGCATTAATAACTGCAAGACCTTTTTATCTGTTTTACATTTTAATAACACCTTTTAGAATTGTTTTTTTAAAATTTACAACTTTCGTCTTAAACAAACTTGGATTAGAGCTTGCTACCCACGAACACAAAATCACAGAAGAAGACTTAAAATTCATCATCCATCAGTCAGCCGAACATAAGATTCTGTCAGAAGAAGAAACAGAGTTAATTTTTAATACTTTTGAACTATCAGAGATTTCAATAACCGAGATAATGGTCCCAAGAAGAGATATATTTGCTGTAGAAAAAGGAATTTCAGTAAAAGAGTTAGCAAAAATATTAGAGGGTAAAGATTACAGTAAAATTCCTGTTTATGAAGATAATCTTGATAATGTGGTTGGAGTTATTTATCTAAAAGATATTTTATTTTTAATCTATGAGGGAAAAGAAGAAAAGATAGACAGCTTTATAAAGCCAATCTTATTTTTACCAGAATTTACAACTGTCTTAGATGCAATGAAAAAATTTAACGAATCAAAGCAGAATATAGCCATCGTAGTAGATGAGCATGGTACAACCGTTGGACTTATTACATACAAAGATTTGATTGAGACAATCGTCGGAGACATACCGGAGGAGTATGAACCACAAGAAGCAACAATAAAACAAATTTCAGATAGTGTATGGATTGTTTCCGGTAAGGAAGATGTTACATTCTTAACAGATGAGCTTGGAATTATATTGCCAGAAGACTATGACTATGACACCATAGCAGGTTTTATTCTTGACTATTTAAAAAGATTTCCGGAAGAAAATGAAGAGTTCATCGTTCAAGATTACAAATTTAAAGTTTTAGAAATGAGCTCAAACAGAATAGAAAAGGTAATGATAGAGAGATTAGAAACTCCAAACTCTAACGGGGAAGAAAATGATTAGTTCTGTAATATTGATAATCTTATTTATATTTTTTGAGGCTCTTTTTTCCGGTTCAGAGATTGCGTTATTTTCAGTAAACAAAAGCAAATTAAAGTATCAAGCTTCAAAAGGTGATGAGAAAGCAGAAAGAATTTATCAACTTTTGGCTAAACACTATAATGAATATATCTCTGTTGGATTGATTGGCACGATTTTAAGCATAACTTTCGCAACATCTACATTTGTCGCATTACTTCATGATATTTCCTATTATACACCTATCATAAAAGGAAAAGAAGAAATATTTGCAGAAGCTATAGTAATTTTGACTCTTCTATTTGGTGAAGTTATTCCAAAAAGTATTTTTCAGCATTACGCAGAAGACATTATTTATTATGTTGTTCATTTTTTAGAAGTTTTTAGAAAAATATTTAAGCCATTTTTAATATTTGCTAATTTGATAAACAAAATTGTTTTTGTACTTTTTAAGCTAAAACCTGCATCAGAAAAACCTTTATCAAAACAAGAAATTTTAGATTTACTGATTTCTGAAGTTAAAGAAATAGATGAATTAAAGAAAAAAATAATAGCCAATATCTTGATTTTTAGCGAAAGAAGAATATCGGAGATAGTAGTACCACTTTCAGATGTTATTGCAGTTTCTGATGATAAAAAGGTTATGGATATAGTCCCGATATTTAAAGAAACAGGTTATTCAAGAATTCCGATTTATAGAAAAAGAATAGACCAAATAATTGGATTTGTAAGGTCTTATGATTTAATTTTTGCAAAACCAAACGAGCCAATAACAAAGTACATGAAAGGTATTAGATACATTCCGGAGTTTGCAAATCTGCCAAATGTTTTAAAAGGCTTTAAAAACTACAAAGACCATATAGCTGTAGTTGTTGACGAACGAGGAGCAACCATCGGAATAATCACTTTAAGAGATGTTTTAGAAGAGATAGTAGGAGAAATTAAAGATGAGTTTGTCAAAAAAGATAAAGTAAGACTAAAAAAACAATCTTTAACAGAGCTTATTGTAGATGGACTTATGGAAATTAGAGAGTTGAAAAATTATATAGATATCGATATTCCAGATGGACCATTTGAAACTATCAACGGCATGATTACTTACATTCTTGGAAGAATGCCAAAGAAAGATGAAGAGATAATTATAGACCAATATGTTTTCAAAGTTTTGAAAATTGAAAAGAGAAGAGTGTTAGAAGTTTTAATCAAGAAGTTAGAAGAGCGAGAGACGGGACTCGAACCCGCGGCCTACTCCATGGCAAGGAGTCGCTCTACCAACTGAGCTACTCTCGCATTAAGTATACTAAATATTATATCACAAATAATTATTCTTTTCAAGTGCGAGTGGTGGGAGTTGAACCCACACGCCCTTTCGGGCACGGGATCCTAAGTCCCGCGCGTCTGCCAATTCCGCCACACTCGCAAAGTAAATATATATTATATCACAATCAAATTAATTCCAGAGTGTTTCAAAATTCTCGTAAGTTTACCTTTCTGCGTTATCCTTATGGCTTTAGCCCGAAGGATCTTCTCTTTTAAAAATGAGGAAAAATGAGGTTCTTCGTCGGCTGCAGAATGACGGTGTAGATTTTTGGAACACTTTCAGTTTTTGACTGAGACTGTTTTAAAAATCAATATTGTCATTCTGAGCGAAGCGAAGAATCTCCTATTTTTCTTTTCAAGTCAAAAATCAAAAAAGAGATCCTTCGGACTTATGTCCTTAGGATGACATGGAAAGGTAAGCTTACGAGAATTTTTCAAGCATTTTCACTTTCTGCTTGACATATAGAAAATTTTTTTGTATATTGTTATTAGCTTTTTAGTTTTTTAACTGAACCTTGGCAATTGAATAGGTTAGCCCACACAAGTTTGTTTACGTGAGAATGTGAAACGTGAGACATGAGACGTTGGAAGTTGGTTTATCAATATCTTAGTGATTTTTATTTGATTGTGTGATAGTTTGGTGAAATGATTCAGCAGTCAGTGAAGCTAAGGTATTGGTAATGTGGTTTTATTTTTTGATGTTTGATTTAAGTTTGTGTAGTGATGGTTTAGAAGGAATTTTTTAAAAAGCAGTTGTAAGTGTTTGTTGAAATAGACTTTTTAATTTTGAATTCTTTAATGCTTAATTTTTTGAAAATTTGTAATTTTTTATTTTAAAATTTTTTAAGATCAGGAAGTTAAGGAGCGGTATTTGCAGCGAGCTTCTGAGTTTGTGGTTTTCAGCGGTTGGCTTGTGATAGGATGTTAAAGGATAAAATATAATAATATATTTTCTGTATATCGAGGTTTGCTGCAAAAAACTTCAACTTGCAGGTTTTTTAAAAGTTTGGTATAATAGTTATCAAAATATTGATAGAGTAAGTTAAAAGCGATTTTATTTTTGAGTTAAAAGTTAACGGGTTCCATCTGAACCGTGTGGGTTATAAAGTAGCAACCAATCTTTGAATCTTATCTTTAGTTACGTTGTTCCATCTGAACCGTGTGGGTTATAAAGTGCGGAATGACCTCCGCAAGGGAAATTAATTTTTTTCGTTCCATCTGAACCGTGTGGGTTATAAAGTATGATAATTTAGCAACAAAAATACATAATACACTTGTTCCATCTGAACCGTGTGGGTTATAAAGACGCATCATCTACATACTTTCTTGCCAAATCTTCTAGTTCCATCTGAACCGTGTGGGTTATAAAGATGCATTTCTCTTTATCTATTTCTCAAACACAGTCTTGTTCCATCTGAACCGTGTGGGTTATAAAGCGTTGGAAAGCCAAAGCCAACAGGAGCCCCAAGCTTGTTCCATCTGAACCGTGTGGGTTATAAAGCCATTCTGACATTAATTTTTCAAATTTATACCTTTTTTGTTCCATCTGAACCGTGTGGGTTATAAAGACCGCCTCTAGGGGGTAGTCAGCCCCCAGGAGGCAAAGTTCCATCTGAACCGTGTGGGTTATAAAGTTCTAATAATTCGGCTGTTTCTCTTCTATATCCTTTGTTCCATCTGAACCGTGTGGGTTATAAAGAGTCTATTTTGGTGTCTTCATTTGGAAGTGGAATAAGTTACATCTGAACCGTGTGGGTTAGAAAGATGAATAAATAACAAAATTTGTGCTACGGTTTCATTGTTACATCTGAACCGTATGGGTTATAAAGATAATTGAAAGCTTTATTATATGGAGTAATCACATTGTTACATCTGAACCGTGTGGGTTATAAAGGCTGTATACAAAACTTTGGAAAAATAGATACGGTGACAAGAGAAATAAAAATCTGTCATCCTGTGGCCAGCAAAGGATCTTTATATTCATCTCTTTACTTATTTACTTTCTTTCATCCTGTTCTCTCATGATATAATTAGAAAAAACAAAGCGGGTGCTATAAAATTGGCCGTATTTTATATAATACCAACATACATATTCATTTTGATTCTTTTACACTCACTGGTAATGATAAAATTCGATATTCCAATTAGTCCACCAAAAATACAAGAACAAAAGTTTGATTACAACTCCTTGATATCAAAATACGAAATCTTTGAAGCAAAAGAAAAGTCAAAGATACAACCATCAGCAAACATAAATAACATTCAGCTAATAGGTACGGCTATTGGTTTTAAAAACTTAGCCATCATAAAACTTGACGGTAAAACCCATATAGTATCACAAGGACAAAATATAAACGGAATAAGAATTTTAAACATTGGCAGAGATTTTATATTGGTAGAATCCGATGGTAAAACTGAAAAGATAACTTTTAAAACAAAAGCAGGGCAGACAACTTCAAGCAATAATAAGCCTCTTAACCTACCACCATTAGATAAAGTATTAAGCAATAGTATAATACCAAAATCAGAGATAGAAAAACTTACAGCAGACCCTGGGGTTATGCTTACTCAAATCAGATTAATACCTGTTGTTGAAAACGGACAAACAAAAGGATTTAGATTTGATTGGATACAAGATGGAAGTTTATTCCAAAAAATGGGCATACAGGTTGGAGACATTTTGGTTGCAATAAACAATCAAAAGATAAACAGCGGCGAGGATGCTTTCAGAATTCTTCAAATGCTTAGAAATGAAAGCAGTATTAAAGTAACAATAGTTAGAAATGGTCAGCTTATGGATATGAGCTATTTTATTAACTGATAACTTATAAGCAGCAAGCCAAAAAGTAATATGTTTTGCTGTAGTTTCAAATGATACCCATGGGATTGTTCCTTGTCATCCTGTGACACAGGTCTTCTTTTGATCGGGGGTGTTCTAAAAATCCACATCGTCATTCTGAGTAAAGCGAAGAATCTTATTTTTTCTTATTTTAAAAAGAGAGGATCTTTCGGCTTACAGCCTTCGGGATGACACAGAAAGGTAAGCTTATAAAAATTTTAGAACACTATTTTAAAAATAGACATCGTCATGTATAATCTTTTTACTATTGCAAGAGTTTTTAAAGCGTATATAATTTATTAGGAGTATAAATAAAAGGAGGAACAAAATGATAAAAAAGCTTGACAAATCTCAATGGGAAAGCTTCTTTGACAAATTATCAAGAAATCTTGAGTCAAAAGAAGCAATGATTGAAGTAGTAGGAGAAGAAATTGGTGATCAAGTTGAAACACAGACACAACCTTTAATTGGTCTATCTTACGACCCAAAGGATGATGAGTTTGTTGTTACGTTAGAAAAACATGAACATGTTATTCCACAACCTAAGGAAATTGCTATCGATGAAGAAGTTGATGGCATTAAGTTAATTGAAGTTGTAGAAGGTGATGGAACAAAACATCTAATTAGATTAATGTCGCCTTTAGCATTGCCACAATAACCATAAAGGGTGGCCCACTTTCTCAAATCTTACATCTCATTGATTTTAATCTACCTTTCTTTTATACTATAAACACAAAATCAAATTCACGGTAAAAACACTATGCTTAAAATAAAAAAACAGCACATAGAAGAGATAAAAAGACAGGCAAAAGAGGGATATCCTTACGAGGTCTGTGGCTTTTTGATTGGAAAAATGGATTATTCATTGAACACAAGAGAAGTCTTAGAAGTTATCCAAGTAGAAAATCAAAACAAAGAAAGGGCAAATGACAGATTTGATATATCACCAAAAGATTATATGAAAGTTGAGCAGTATGCAGATAGTAAAGGTTTGCAAATTGTCGGAATTTATCATTCACACCCAGACCATCCGGATAGACCATCACAAACAGATTTGCAGTTTGCTTTAGAAGACTTATCTTATATCATAGTCTCAGTACAAAATGGAGAACCTGTATCCTACAAAAGCTGGTATTTAGAAAATAATAAATTTGTGCAAGAGGAAGTAGATGAAAGTTAATTTAAAAAATTTCAATTTAAAAGAGCTTGAAAATTTTGTAATAGAAAAAGGCTGGCAAAAGTTTAGAGCTAAGCAAATAGCAAAATGGCTATATAAGAAAAAAGTCAGCTCTTACGATGAAATGACTGATTTATCAAAAGATATAAGAAACTACTTGAAAGAAAATACAGAATTTAACGCTTTAGAATTAGTTATGTACCAGCAATCAAAAATAGATGGAAGTATAAAATTTTTATGGAAGCTTAAGGATGGAAATACAATAGAAACCGTTTTGATAAAAGAAAAAAACCACAAAACTTTGTGCGTGTCAACACAGGTTGGTTGTGCTGTAGGTTGTAAATTCTGCTTTACTACAAAAGACGGACTTATCAGAAATTTAGAAACAGCCGAAATCGTTGAACAGTATATTAACGTTCAAAGATTCTTAGGAGATGAAGGAGAAAATAGAATATCAAACATAGTTTACATGGGAATGGGTGAACCTTTGGCAAACTATGAAAATGTAAAAAAATCTGTTCA
Proteins encoded in this window:
- a CDS encoding YifB family Mg chelatase-like AAA ATPase translates to MLSVVKSGGTYGINGYVVDVEVNISQGLPQFTVVGLPDTAVKESRERVRSAIENIGYKFPVKKITVNLAPADVLKIGTLYDLPISVGILASSGIINENDLKDTAFIGELALNGDLRGVKGVLPIAIKLKEAGFKRFIVPLENEEEAAIVNGLDVYGFSNLKEIVMFLNGDLEKQPKKVDVDEVLECNLDHIGDFAEVKGQYTVKKALEIAAAGFHNLLMIGSPGSGKTMLARRFLSILPPLTFQEAIEVTKIHSIAGVLKDNIVRCRPFRAPHHTISDIALIGGGSFPKPGEVSLAHNGVLFLDELPEFKKSTLEVLRQPLEDKVVSISRASGKIEFPANFQLIAAANPCPCGYKLDPKKECRCTPAEIKRYLGKISGPLLDRIDLAVTVLPVAPEELANKPEGEPSAKIRDRVLKAVEIQRNRFKNENIKFNSQMTPTHIEEYGNITKEAKDVMLNATKRFNLTARSFHKVLKVARTIADLENSEKVLPKHVFEAINYKVNENLF
- a CDS encoding ABC transporter ATP-binding protein; amino-acid sequence: MDSSRQPLLKVENLTKRYLIKKGFFNKNYFTAVNNVSFELNTGQVLGLVGESGSGKSTIGKLILNLIKPDEGKILYKGIDITNNLSKDLRREISIIFQDPRTSLNPRFKIYDILEEPLMVHNIPKNERKDIVVKTIKSVELDETFLDRYPHELSGGQRQRVAIARAIILNPKLIIADEPTSALDVTVQLQIVNLLERLKNEKNISFIFISHDLNVVGKLSDYVVVLYKGKIMEKGVKSDIIENPLHPYTKILFESLPPHHPKYRKTIISIIEQDDESFDGCEFYNRCPIKKDECKTKPNYKNINGREVYCHFV
- a CDS encoding hemolysin family protein — its product is MEALIIFLVILTAGFFAAIESSFFSLDRIKIRKLANTGSKSAKLVEFLRNHPKELVITFLIGNELANITATSLIASFTINHFGKEYLAATALVSALLLLSLGDITPKLIGTNYPEKYALITARPFYLFYILITPFRIVFLKFTTFVLNKLGLELATHEHKITEEDLKFIIHQSAEHKILSEEETELIFNTFELSEISITEIMVPRRDIFAVEKGISVKELAKILEGKDYSKIPVYEDNLDNVVGVIYLKDILFLIYEGKEEKIDSFIKPILFLPEFTTVLDAMKKFNESKQNIAIVVDEHGTTVGLITYKDLIETIVGDIPEEYEPQEATIKQISDSVWIVSGKEDVTFLTDELGIILPEDYDYDTIAGFILDYLKRFPEENEEFIVQDYKFKVLEMSSNRIEKVMIERLETPNSNGEEND
- the gspC gene encoding type II secretion system protein GspC, which codes for MIKFDIPISPPKIQEQKFDYNSLISKYEIFEAKEKSKIQPSANINNIQLIGTAIGFKNLAIIKLDGKTHIVSQGQNINGIRILNIGRDFILVESDGKTEKITFKTKAGQTTSSNNKPLNLPPLDKVLSNSIIPKSEIEKLTADPGVMLTQIRLIPVVENGQTKGFRFDWIQDGSLFQKMGIQVGDILVAINNQKINSGEDAFRILQMLRNESSIKVTIVRNGQLMDMSYFIN
- a CDS encoding DUF5335 family protein, with the protein product MIKKLDKSQWESFFDKLSRNLESKEAMIEVVGEEIGDQVETQTQPLIGLSYDPKDDEFVVTLEKHEHVIPQPKEIAIDEEVDGIKLIEVVEGDGTKHLIRLMSPLALPQ
- a CDS encoding M67 family metallopeptidase; this encodes MLKIKKQHIEEIKRQAKEGYPYEVCGFLIGKMDYSLNTREVLEVIQVENQNKERANDRFDISPKDYMKVEQYADSKGLQIVGIYHSHPDHPDRPSQTDLQFALEDLSYIIVSVQNGEPVSYKSWYLENNKFVQEEVDES